In bacterium, the genomic window TGGACGCTGATCGTCTTGCCCTCGAGCAGGGCGCTGGCGGCAGCGGGCGCCTGCCGCTCGAGCCCGCCCTGCCAGCTCTGCTGCGGCACCAGCGCCAGCAGCGCCGTCTTCGCCTGCGGATCGCGGGCGAGCTGGCGCGCCAGGAGCCAGAGATGGGAGGCGACGGCGTTGTCGAGAATCTGCGGCCGCCGGCCGTCGCGACCGAAGGCCCTGCTCTGCCCGTAGCCCGGCCCGTACGCGAAAAAGCGCAGCGAGTCCGCCTCCACGCGCAGGCCCAGGCTGTCGCCCCGGTTCGTGGTGAGCAGATAGTCCAGCAGGCGCTCGTCCCGCCCGAGCACCCGGGTGCGCGTCGTCAGCTGGCGCTCGACCGGCTCGCTGAGCAGGAGCACGCCCTCGATCAGCAGCGTGTCGCCGCGGCTCGTCACCGTGAAGCGCTCGGAGCCGAAGCTGCGGCCGCCCATGAAGAAGACGAACTGCTCGGTGGCGGGGGCCGGCGGTGGCGCGGCCGGCGCGGTTCCGGGTGCGGCCAGGGCGGCAGCGAGGGCGAGCAGGGCGGGGCGGGCGGCGAGGCGAGGGAGCATGCGGGCCATGGCGGTCTCCGGGCTGGGGGATGGCGGCGCAGCATAGGCTTTGCGCGGCGCCGGATCAACGCCCGCGATGAAGTCGCCGCCGCCGGCCGGGGTTCCCGGCCCCTTGCGCCGCCGGGGCGCGAGTGCTTGACTGGGCGCTGGAGGTTCGGATTGCGATGAGCCCTGCCCATCCGCGCCTGCGCTCGCTGCACGCGGGCTGGATCGAAGTGATCGCCGGCGGCATGTTCAGCGGCAAGTCCGAGGAACTGATCCGCCGCCTGCGCCGCGCGGCCATTGCTCGCCAGTCGGTGCAGGCCTTCAAGCCCAGCCTCGATGACCGCTACGACGCCGCGGCGATCGTCTCCCACGACGAGCGGCGGGTGGCCTCCACCCCCGTGGCCGACGTGGCCGCGCTGCGCCGCGCCCTCGCGCCGGACACGCAGGTCGTCGGCATCGACGAGGCCCAGTTCCTCGGCCCCGAGCTGGTGCCCCTCTGCGTCGAGCTGGCCCGGCGGGGCAAGCGCGTGATCGTCGCCGGGCTGGACATGGACTACTGCGGCGAGCCCTTCGAGCCGATCCCCCAGCTGATGGCCGTCGCCGAGGAGGTGACGAAGACGCACGCCGTCTGCCTGGTGTGCGGCGCGCCGGCCTCGCACAGCCAGCGCATCGCCGCCGGCAGCGGGCGCGTGCTGGTCGGCGCGGCCGAGGCCTACGAGCCGCGCTGCCGCGACTGCTTCGAGCCGCCCGCGGCTGCCGTCGGGGCGCCCGCCGCGGCCGCCGCCGACGCCGATCCGCGGCCCCGCTCGTGAGCGCGGCCGCCGAGTTCCCCGCGCGCCTGGCCGCTCTGCGCGCGCGGATCGCCGCCGCCGCCGCGCGCGCCGGCCGCGACCCGCGGGGTCTGCGCCTCGTCGCCGTCACGAAGAGCGCGAGCGCCCCGCAGGTGGCGGCGGCCTACGCGGCGGGCCTGCGCGAGTTCGGCGAGAACCGCGTCCAGGACGCCCTGCCCAAGCTGGACGCGCTGCCCGCCGACGTCGTCTGGCACCTCGTCGGCCACCTGCAGAGCAACAAGGTGAACAAGGTCCTCGGGCGCTTCGACCTCATCCACTCGCTGGACAGCTGGGAGCTGGCCGAGCGTCTCGCCGAGAAATCCCGCGAGCGCGAGCTGGCGACGGCCGTGCTCGTGCA contains:
- a CDS encoding YggS family pyridoxal phosphate-dependent enzyme, with translation MSAAAEFPARLAALRARIAAAAARAGRDPRGLRLVAVTKSASAPQVAAAYAAGLREFGENRVQDALPKLDALPADVVWHLVGHLQSNKVNKVLGRFDLIHSLDSWELAERLAEKSRERELATAVLVQVNCSGEASKSGLAPGETEDFVLSLLALPGLVVRGLMTMGPLAGGPEAARASFRQLAALRARLAARDHARLPLAELSMGMSEDFEVAVEEGATLLRVGRALFDSPGA
- a CDS encoding thymidine kinase, translating into MSPAHPRLRSLHAGWIEVIAGGMFSGKSEELIRRLRRAAIARQSVQAFKPSLDDRYDAAAIVSHDERRVASTPVADVAALRRALAPDTQVVGIDEAQFLGPELVPLCVELARRGKRVIVAGLDMDYCGEPFEPIPQLMAVAEEVTKTHAVCLVCGAPASHSQRIAAGSGRVLVGAAEAYEPRCRDCFEPPAAAVGAPAAAAADADPRPRS